CTTTCTTGCAAGTAATGTTACTAGGCTTTCTTGCAATAAAGTTCTATTCTAGCCCTAGATTTGAACCCTAAAGATAATAATCCTAGCCATCCATAATATATCTAATATgcaataaataaaactaaataataaaatattataaaataaataaaagcccCTGCATCATTTCAAAATCTTCACATTATTGGGTATGTGAGATTTGCCAGCTCAAGGAAATGTTTGATATCCAAACGTGGGAATAATATTCCAAAATCTCTCATTACCCCTGAAAATGTTACATTCCTTGAAACAAATGCACTCTAAGTGAAAACATCAAAATAGCatacaaataatatttaatatagcAAGAACTAaactttttcagaaaaaaaaagtaaaacaaagataatcagaataaaaaaattaatcgaaaagAACTTAAAATGACAGTAGATATTTTTCAGAAGATTTAAAATAGGAATAGTGGGTTGATAAGAGATATAGTTCTATTTTTAAAGAAAGTTAAGTTACCTATGTAACCTTATATATGTTTGTTGTATTATCTGGTTTTTATGTATGTTTCACACTGAGTCGGTGTTACTAAGTTGTTGATTGACACCGAACTAAGTCAAAagctttattatatatatatagcaagaATTGCAATAGACAAGTCTCTGAATCAAAAGAACACAACCAACCTTATGAAGAAAGTATGGAGAGAGTTCATATACTTGAGCAGTGAAGCCAGTGCCAGCATCCATAATAAGAGCCCATAGGTTAGAACAAGAAGCCACACTACTTATAAATAACCCATCTTCATTTCCTTTCTCGATATGTTGAGGAAGCCTCACATCTGCCACATTATAGTGATATCTACAACAGGAGATAGAATTATCAACATCtattcttattaataatttgaaaagCTTGACGATGATATTTAGAAAGATACCTTTGCTTCATAGGCCTACGAGCATTATACACACTAATCCATTGAGTTGCAGGCATACCCATTCGAACCTTTTTCTTTGGCTGTTCATCCTCTTCATCTTCCATTGTTAACCGTCCTCTCTTTTGTCCTACTTGATATATAAGcttcaagaaaaaaatatatgtgatgAATAAATTCCAACAATTGAGATGTATTTCTCAATGTCAAGTTAACCAAATAACCAGATGCAAGAAGTACCTTCTGAGCACCATCAGTATTTATTGGCCTAATATGTGGATTTGGACCAACAATGCCATCAAAAAGAGAGATATATTTTGCATAATTTGGTTCCTCGTCAAACTTCAAATTCACAACATACTCAACAAACTGTCTGAAAGGTGCAGGGCAAAAGCAACATAAAGTTTCAGGAGAAGTGGCCATCTTCTTCTTACAAACAAGAAAGCCTTTATTTTCACCCTAAAATAACCACTTGCATTAGAAAGGCAAGAGATAATAAGCACATACATGCACAAATTCATATTACGAAAATGAAAACCTGATATCCTTGCCATGGTAACCGACCACGAAGGAGGAAAATAAGTGTGTAAGCCAGAGACTCCAGATCATCTCTCCTGCTACCAGTTCTACCAAGATGAGCATGCACACTAGCATATCGTACAGTTCCCCTGTGATACAGAAATAATCAATAGCAGTTCCTCATAACCtcaaaatagaaaaggaaaatgaaactCCAAGCTTGTATGGATAAGCAAATCAATTTATATGCCACCATaaaaggaaacaaaagaaaacaaagcaaatgactaacaattttttaaatttacctgAAAACATCAGGACGTTGATCATACTCAACATGTTGACCACTCGAACTATCTCGCCACTTGGTAGCTGTTAAGTCAAAATAGAAACAGAACTGTCAAAAACTATTTGGATCTGAACAGAAATAgatcttaaaagaaaaaaaaaattacagtttACCTAATCCAAGGTCAACAAGAAAAAGTTTTTTCTCATCTGGAGTTCCGGGAAGACCAAGCAAGAAATTCTCAGGTTTCACATCCCCATGCACATATCTACGAAGTATATGAAGCAACaaggttataattttttttttaaaaaaaactagtaTAGGAGGAACCATTATCCTTGCCACACAAATCTTAAATATAGAGCCCTCAAATCAGTGGACTGATAATCAAGATTTATCAATTCAAGCATACCAATTCTCTTAACAACATAAATCCCCTAGCCGtatcttaaaataaaaaagaaaagaaaaatcataagcaaaatataaaaatatattacccCCTGGAGTGCATCTTCTCCAAGATTGATATGGCTTCAATGGCAATACATGCAACCATTTCGATAGACATCCTGGAATTGAAAAGATGAACTGCAATTAAATGGTTTATCTGTGAATAAATAAAGCAAATCTACCATTTAACTTCACAAGGAACTTACGTGTGTGAGTTGTTATTCCAAACATCCCATAAGCTAGGTCCAAGGATATCCATAACCTGTTAAAAACACTTCAACAACTCAGATCATACTCTGAAACCTGATACACAGACACATGCATATCTATGTGTATCAAAACTTAAGAGATTGCATAAAAGCAAACACATACCATGACATAGTAGTCACCTTGCCGGCCCTTGTAATGGACTCGAGGGACACCATGGCTCCCACCAAGTGCACTGCACAAAAACAATTGAAAGCCATGGTAAAAATAACAAATGACATACAGCCCTAATTAACGAGGCTATGATGCTATAACAGCCACTAAATTAATGAGATGATAGGAATCTCACTTGTAAACTTGCCACTCATATGGTGGCCCATAATTACATCCTTTGCTGCTTCTATGCTCAAATTTTAATGCTACctaaaattcaaacataaaaggTTCAGAGCATTTGGGATATGAACTATTTCAAGCATGGAATGGAATCTTCTATAATATCATTAGGCACCTCTAGAGCTCCCGGACCAGTAGCTCCAATTCGTCGACCAACATAAACTTGTCCAAAACCTCCTTTCCCCAGTTTCTTTTCAATTCTATACATAGGGGAACCGCCAACCGAAACCTGTTGCGacaaaaacaaagaataagatccATTTTTCAAACTAATATGACTGTCTAAACAGGGTTTCCTTTTCATTCTCAACATTATCTTATATTTCATCATATAGCCTAAAACTAGGACCAACCTCAAAAGTCAAATTGTTCTAAAACGGTTTTGTCATGGTAACCAGTTCAACAGTGTAAAGAACCCCAAACCAAAAATGCACGAAAAAAATTAAGCCAAAAGCAATGATTCTCAATAATCAAAGCTTCATTTATCTTTTTTCTAAGATTTTCTTGATAACAAAACCAGAAAaccaaaaatagaaatattaccaaaataaaattaaagtcgATAAACGAAAAAAGATACCTTTTCAGGAAGCGGAGCTGTGTTTCCGTCATCTTCAGCCCCAGGGCCCTTATCGCCGCTACGGCCGCCACTATCGTACTCGTTCATCTTCTTTTCGGCAACCTGTTCTTTCAAAACCCTAATCTTTTTAATATCCTCGTCTGCCTTTCTTCCAAACGGCGTTGTTTCAAAACCGGCACCGCTCACAATATTATTGTGTCCGTCATCGTTGTTGTTAAGCTCGTTATCATCAACGACGTCGACGATCGCGCCCTCTCGTTTCCTTCTCTGTCCGGTTCTCCTCTGGCGAGTTCGTGTGGTGACCTTGTTATTGGTGTCGGGTTGGGGAACAATATCAATCGGGGTTGGACTCAAGTCAGGGTTAACGGAGGCCCGATTTCTGCGAGCACGGCTACGCAGCTCAGGCATCGTACGGATTACGTACGTCCATTAAAGAAGGCAGCTTGGTGAATATTCATGGAGGTTCTAGAATCATCGGCTATATATATTCCTATCCTGGCTTTGATAAACCCAAAAGAACCCCAAAAAATTTGGGGTTTATTTCTTACAAAGAAGGATGAATTTAGGGTTTCGGAATTGGGGATTTTGGAGATCTGCAAgagataaattgaaaaaaaaaataaaaaaatcctctTCCTCAATTGTCCAAGCGAATGAGAGATGGATGcgatgttatgttatgttatgtgaTGCGAAAGACGAAAAGCTCTAGCGATTACgttttttacttttgaaatttaatttaaccacaccagataaattaatttttttagagttaatttattttttaatttttttccaaatcagatatttattaatttgttgaatttttaactttttattttaaaaattatatatctagaaaataaaaaataatatgacaaTATTAATTTTGAACCCAGCTCGGTTTTTCTCATAATACTTGTAAATCTATTTGCACTTAAAAAATGTTAATTGGAAAAAATACTTTCATACAAATTAATGCCACCGTTTAGagaatatatatttgttaatatCACTTCTTAAAAATCTGAAATATTAGTGTTGTAAGAGTTGATTATTTGTATTATCTGTTGTTGAGTCAGGAGATattgttttagttttaaaatttttattcatagaCAGCTTTAAAGGGTTCATGgaaaaaaacacttcaatttattaAAGATAAGACttacaaaactcaaaaaaaaagtgTCAATATAGTATGAACGTAACGTTAATTATGTAAATCACCTCCACGTAAGGGACTTGGACCACCAACCTAAACATAAGCCACATACTCGTAAGTATATATTACTattaatgttgaaaattaaatcaaCTGCTGGACAAACTATATTTTGAAAACTTCTTTTAAAGGAGTCGACCtattaacaattaaaaaaatagataaactaTTCAAGTATTCATCCAAGTTTTAATGTGTTCTTATTTTGATTATAGATCTTCTTAATTTAATTACTctcattaaataaattttaatcacTTTacagttaaaataaatttatttattatcagtACTGGTAAAACTCTTCTCAAATTAAATCATgaccaaataaataaaatgcgtAAATATATTtgcaaatatattattattaatatttattactttatttattatccCGGTTAAGATTGATCTTAGACTAAAACAATTGAGGACACTTATAAttatattacaaaaattaaatattttgatatttgacTTAAATATTATGTGAAGCTTAAttgcctttatttatttttaattaatattgaaaaataatttatattcaaacttgagtataaataaataattttaaagtaaaatattATGTGAAGCTTAATTGCTTTCCTCAATGCCAATGTCTTGATCACTTTATCTCTTCTATGtccacaaaaaagaaaaaaaatatcatttatctCTTCACTTACTTAAATTACTTATCTCCTTTGTATCTGCTTATCTCTCCATCTCTCTCCCTTCCTCTCTTACAAAATCAAGAATGGCCGAAGAAACACAGCCAAAATGGAAAGGGAAGGCCATGGCAGTGCTGAAACGCTCAACCCCAGATCAGATATGGCCATTCTTAGAGGAATTCTGCAACTTAGACAGGTTGTTTCCTGACATCCATACCTGTTATAGAGTGGAGGGAAGTCCAGGGCAGCCTGGCTTGGTCCGTCACTGTATAGGCCAGTTTGGATGGGCCAACGAGAAGCTTTTAACCATTGATCCCACCAATTGGTCCTTAAGCTACCAGGTCCTGGAAAATAACTTTGGGCTCAACAACTACGTTGCCACTCTCAAAGTCTTGCCGACGGCAACAATAGGGGATGATGGTAAGCCTGAAGGGTGCGAGATCGAGTGGTCGTTTATAACTGATCCGATTCAAGATATGAAATTGGAAGATTTTGTTTCTTATGTTGATAACACTGTCCAATTCATGGCAAACAAAATGGAGGATGCCCTCAATGCTCAAATGCAGAGGTCTGGTATGTCTTGAAGTGGTAAAAGCATAGGTTTGGTATGTAGTGGTAAAATTACTATGGAGTAATTTGTATTacgagttaaattatattttacttattttatttaataaatagataaattaattatattaataagtaAAATGGTCTCTTTTTTTACTTTCATTAATTTTTACTCTTAAAAATTGGTATAGCTAATGAAATAATCAAAGAGTTCCACCTGGTGTGTTATAAGTATCTCATGCTGACAtagaaaaacttttttttatcaatagaaatagataaaatttttaaaagaaggaccaatttactctttgatctttTATACAGAGGCTAATTTACTACTAATTTACTTTGTATTCTATTAAAGTCCCACCATAAGATATTATTTGGTAAACTCCTATTTAATGATGTTCaagaaaattgaaacaaattttattaccatataaAATGAAAGAATCAAATGAACAAGATCACCATGTAAAATGGAAGATATTTCTACAAACTAGTTATGATTCCTATACATGGTTAGAAATTTCACTGTAAACCAGAACCCTTTGGAGATGAATAGCTTTTCAATGTTTCTAGAACATCTATTGCTTTCGAACCAGTGTTCTTTCGGCTATGGAATCTAATCTCGTCTCCATCCAGTTAATTATATCTTGTCCTATCTCTTCACGCTCTGGTTCAAAGAGCAGGTCGTGCAACAAGCCCTCGTAAAGCTTTATGTCTTTGACCTTGGAGGCTGCTTCGTTGTACAAATCCTGGGAAGCAAGAGGATCGGTGACTTTGTCTGCAGTTCCATGTAGAACAAAGAATGGGACTGTCACGAACTTGAAATTTCGCATTAAGTACGATGAAATGCACAATATCTCATGCCCCGTTCGGACCCTTATTGGACCAGTGTACACCAAAGGATCAGAGTACTTGGCCAACATTGCGGCAGGGTCCCTTGAAACTGGGATGCCCCTCTTGTTAGCACCTTTAAACTGGAACTTGGGGACAACCAGAGAAAAAAGAGGTGCAAGAACCTGAACAAAGACACCATGTAAAAAATTTGAACGGGGAAAATGATCTGATATATATCATACCTGTTTCAATCAGTATTGAAAACCCTAAACCACAGCAAATCCCAGCAACAACTCTCTGGATTTATTTGCAGACATCTTTTGCTTTAAAGAATATTTTGGTAGACTTTTGGTATTTTAATAAAGATGAGCCAGGCATTTGCATAAATGAGAGTGCCATTAAAGATTCTTATAAACCATTGATTGCTTATTGTTAAGTAACTTCTAACTTTTTAATCTTTTTCTTCAAGAAATAAACCTCTGAGAGATCAATACATCATGATTTAGCACAACTAAGAAACAAGAACAAGGAGCAAGTTACCGCAATAACGGGATGTGCTGGCTTAACATGTAAAGCTGGAGCTGTCATAACAATTCCCTCCAGCTTTTCTTCAATATAAGGATACGAAGCTGCCTGCGAATTTGGAACTTATTAATTTAAAAGTAACCAATACTTCAGGTACTTAAAATAATTGGTAGATGTTATACCTTTAAAACCACAGCACCACCAGTAGAATGACCAAAAAGGAACAAAGGCACACCTGGGTTTTCCGATTTTATTTTTTCCAAGAAAGCTCCCTTAAGAAAGAGAATAGACAAAGATTAGACTGCCAAGTTAAAGTTTTAGTAGTGTATAACCGACCAGTAGTCATGATGATCAGTAACCTTGGAATTGTTTAcgatttaaatgtttaattattacAAGAGCATGTAAAAACcccatcaaacatttcaaaaaagaACACCAGAATGGTTCAATCTCAAGGCACATCCTAGATACAGAAAAGACAAGGAGAACTTACAGTATCCGCAACCACATCATCAAGTGAAGGAACATATCCATGCAATCCATCACTTCCACCATGACCTATATAGCAAGAGAATTTATGTCATTACTATAAGGATTAATATGTTTGGCCCTTGAACAATCACTTTTGTCCCATTGGTTTCAAGAGAATAAAAGAACTACAAGAGCCAAACGACAACTTAAAACTAATAATTTCGAGTGCAAAAAtgccaaaggaaaagaaaagaaggaaacaTTTGTGTTAAACTATATACCTGTCCAGTCCATGGCATATACACCAAAGTTGCAAGAGGTTAGTTGCTTTGCAAATTGAACGTATCTTCCACTGTGGATGAACACCCACAAAGACAGCTCATGTAAAATAAGattcatttataaaaaaaactgagATGTTCACTCTATTTAATCAACAAAATAACGTTACCTGTGTTCATTCAGCCCGTGTATGATaatcaaaatgcccctaaattcACAAACAAGCAGCACTTAGGAGAGAATATTTAATTGTAAAAGGAAACCAGTAAAGAACTAGTATCTGAAATTGCATATAAACCCAAAATATTTAATTGTAAAAATGAAACCCATATttatactaaaattaaaaaatctgaTCATCTCGATACCGTCCTCAAAGTAGGAAGGTgaaaattaagttcatttgtaCAGAGGTTTGAGTCCTTTAGAGACATAAgcattttcaaatttttcaaaacttcagTTTATCTTTAAACAGAGAATATTAAATCGAGAAATGAAcactttattttaattcaaaatttaaccattttagttcatttataaattctaaaaaattaatgtCTTACTTTAATTCATCGGTAGCCGGAAACCAAGACCGGCAAAACAAGGCATTTCTTCGAACCCCGAAGAACAGAGACGTCCTCCACCGGCACTGAATCTCTCCGTCCCCTGTTTCAAATCCCATGTCCAAAGCCTCCGCCAAAGCTCTCCTTCTCAAGGTGTCCTCCTCTTCAGACCTCCATACCGACCTCCGCCTTGCGGTTTTAGCTGCCGAAGGGGATGCCGCAAATGAATTTTCAACGGCAGCGACCACCCTCTGAGAGTGCCGGCGTCGAGGGAATAGGGTGACGAGGAGGCACAATATCATTgatcgaatgaaaataagaggGATTCTTAGGGTTTTCAGGACCGGGATTATCCGGTTGCTTGCTCCCGACGTCAATTGCTCCATCTCCACCGCCGTTGACATGGCAGAGATGGcaacaaacaaaattaaaatttagaaaaaaaaacgaaacaaaaacaaaaatctaaTAGATATGAAATGAAGTGGAAAATTGAGGGTATTTATAGCGCGAAGGAGTAATTTGGATAGGAAACGAATTTAAAACGAGATCGGTGACGTGGATTTGTTTGATTGAGTCAAAGATCTGATTTTCTGTGTAGTAAACAAAATGGAGGGCTGTGATGGTGTAAGGATGTGGCGCGTGATATACAGTTTGGGTGTAAGAGAGTGGTGAATTTCTTTAACATTTGAAAATGTTGTTGGTTGACGAAATGGGAAAGTACAAAGAAACTTAAGCTATATTACCCGCGAAAGACAGCTCCGATGCGAACCGGTTGAGGCGCGAAAAATTAGAGGGAGAAACCGGTTAACAACCGTTATTTAaacttattaaaaaaacaaatttaattttcctttttctaataaagggtttattttatttctttacgTGGCATTTACTAATTACACATATTATGGCTTCCAGCCAtttatgttaataataaaacCGTATCAccaattaatcaaatttttatttaattcaagaaaatttttatattttttactgtttatatttaaaattcgtacttattttttaataatatcgcTATCAATATACTTTATCATTTCACCTAACCACTTTATTACAATGGTATTTTATATAtcctttaataatttaaatatttttaaaaaaaattacctcttaaaacaatttattttaaaaaatacccttattttttaaaagttttatgcttgataatctaaaattttaatttaacatttttaataattttttatccaCATTTTAGATATTACTTAATCTAATGTTTATCTAGAGGGTTTGCATTAATTATTGCCAAAGTTGTTAAAATTATATCGGTATCGTTTTTGTTTTAATATCAATATTATTGTTTTAGTTAATTCAATTGCATGCTTCACCATTTGCAATACTTTCTTTATGAGTGGCGTGGTGATCTATGTTTACTATTATTTTTCCTATTCATCGTTGATACcaatgattaattatttttttatgagtatATTTTAAAGAAGTAAATAGCTGGTCATAAAATATGCTTCATTCTTATTAGTAGAGATTAAACACCTAACCATATGATTAAGGAATAAAATAAGCAATCATCACACTATTCTTCAATTATTCTTTTTGATATCTGTGTAAACTCGATCCAACTACCACTCCCTATGAAAATGCCTTTGCAATTGcacaaaaattaattgaaatttttcacaaataaaacattCCATAGTTGTTTGAGCACAAATTAAGAAACATGAGATTCTTTTTTGATAATTTACACGAGCAAATTACTATTAGGCACATATATAAAATACAGACAATCTCTCTGACTAAAACCCAGCACCCAATAAGTCAAACATGAGAAATTTAAAGGTTATGTAAactgttgaaaagtcaaaaatggtgggaggtgcaattggcaccgaaagaagaaagtaaaaaatGGTTGGCAAGTTGAGTTTAAAGATGAATggtataattgcaattttggtccctaattttttaggccatttgcaagttagtccctgaacctcaactataaataggcctaaccatttctcatttcaaccatccaaCCAAtcttctctcttagttttctctcttctccattgagaattcttaaggaattctatttgtttgtaatattttggagatagtaaagttatcatctggtgttagtgcccgaggacgtaggtataattaccgaacctcgttaaatctcttgtgttctttcttgtcctattttctttcaatatttgagggtataatagtagtatttaattgtgttattaaattactatagaagggatattctgtctaaggaaagacttggtatttaagagatccatgtgatccacctctcttccctgggaattgaactttgtgtgattttttagtacaataatttcacGNNNNNNNNNNNNNNNNNNNNNNNNNNNNNNNNNNNNNNNNNNNNNNNNNNNNNNNNNNNNNNNNNNNNNNNNNNNNNNNNNNNNNNNNNNNNNNNNNNNNNNNNNNNNNNNNNNNNNNNNNNNNNNNNNNNNNNNNNNNNNNNNNNNNNNNNNNNNNNNNNNNNNNNNNNNNNNNNNNNNNNNNNNNNNNNNNNNNNNNNNNNNNNNNNNNNNNNNNNNNNNNNNNNNNNNNNNNNNNNNNNNNNNNNNNNNNNNNNNNNNNNNNNNNNNNNNNNNNNNNNNNNNNNNNNNNNNNNNNNNNNNNNNNNNNNNNNNNNNNNNNNNNNNNNNNNNNNNNNNNNNNNNNNNNNNNNNNNNNNNNNNNNNNNNNNNNNNNNNNNNNNNNNNNNNNNNNNNNNNNNNNNNNNNNNNNNNNNNNNNNNNNNNNNNNNNNNNNNNNNNNNNNNNNNNNNNNNNNNNNNNNNNNNNNNNNNNNNNNNNNNNNNNNNNNNNNNNNNNNNttcattgttttctttcatggacggtttctctggatacaatcaaaataaagatgcatcctggagacatgagaaaaaccacattcattaccttatggggaacattctgttacaaggtaatgcccttcgggttgaagaatgcgggagccacgtatcaaagagctatggtgactttgtttcaggacatgatgcacaaggagatcgaagtctatgttgacgatatgatcgcgaagtctagaacggaagaagagcatgttcaggtcttgaaaaggttatttttgagattaaagaaatttcagctcaagctcaacccggccaaatgcacgtttggagccagatcagggaagttattaggcttcatagttagcaaaaaggggatcgaggttgacccagac
The Gossypium hirsutum isolate 1008001.06 chromosome A07, Gossypium_hirsutum_v2.1, whole genome shotgun sequence genome window above contains:
- the LOC107929859 gene encoding lachrymatory-factor synthase is translated as MAEETQPKWKGKAMAVLKRSTPDQIWPFLEEFCNLDRLFPDIHTCYRVEGSPGQPGLVRHCIGQFGWANEKLLTIDPTNWSLSYQVLENNFGLNNYVATLKVLPTATIGDDGKPEGCEIEWSFITDPIQDMKLEDFVSYVDNTVQFMANKMEDALNAQMQRSGMS
- the LOC107929858 gene encoding monoacylglycerol lipase codes for the protein MSTAVEMEQLTSGASNRIIPVLKTLRIPLIFIRSMILCLLVTLFPRRRHSQRVVAAVENSFAASPSAAKTARRRSVWRSEEEDTLRRRALAEALDMGFETGDGEIQCRWRTSLFFGVRRNALFCRSWFPATDELKGILIIIHGLNEHSGRYVQFAKQLTSCNFGVYAMDWTGHGGSDGLHGYVPSLDDVVADTGAFLEKIKSENPGVPLFLFGHSTGGAVVLKAASYPYIEEKLEGIVMTAPALHVKPAHPVIAVLAPLFSLVVPKFQFKGANKRGIPVSRDPAAMLAKYSDPLVYTGPIRVRTGHEILCISSYLMRNFKFVTVPFFVLHGTADKVTDPLASQDLYNEAASKVKDIKLYEGLLHDLLFEPEREEIGQDIINWMETRLDSIAERTLVRKQ